The region CAGCAGCGTGGTGTGGTGATGGAGACCTCGCCTACTGTGGGCTTCAATGTTGCGACTGTACAGCTGGACAAGAAGACCTCACTGTCCGTGTGGGATGTTGGGGGACAAGGAACCATGAGGCCCAATTGGAAATACTACCTAGAGGGATGTAAGGTGCTGGTCTTCGTGGTGGACAGCAGTGATCGTGCCAGGATGGGAGAAGCTCAGAAAGCCCTGAAGAAGATTCTGAGTGATGAGCATTTGAAAGGAGTTCCCCTGATGGTGCTGGCTAACAAAAAAGATCTGCCAAACTCTCTGACTATTAGAGACGTGTCTATATTGCTGGAGCTGGATAGTTACACGGATCGGGTGTGGGAGATCCAAGCTTGCAGCGCCCTGAAGGGACTGGGTCTCCAACAAGCCTTTCTCTCTATAGCTAAACTAATGCATAAAGCATAAGTGAGATACTATCTAGCTAACTTGGCAATACAGCGAATGGAGTTCAAACTTGACAGTCTCCTTTTATCGAAGCGTAAACTTAATAACAAGCAAAATGAAGGTTTGATCATGGTACTGTCATACTAAGACCAAGAATGTTGGGAAATAATTGACTGATTGAACTACTGCACTTGTTTACTTTTGTTATATGTGCTGCAAATAtcatatttaagttttatttgtcTTCATGTGCTGCACTTCTAGCGTGTGCACTGTAATTGCTGCAAACATCTTTTCCTTTGTAATGAATGCCATGTTACCGTGTGAAGACTGATTTGGAAACCAAAGTGATTTTGATGAGAATCCTGTGATACATACATTTTGATATCGGAAACTTTATTGAAGAAAATTCATAGAAATCAGGTGGTTTTAAATGCAGTTTCGGTTTtaggaaacactttacaataagattcaaTTTGTCAACTcaagttaactacattagttaacatgactTGTAAGTGTTTAAAAACATTCAGGATCAGTGTTTTTgctaatgtttaaaacatttacatcagtttttttatataatttggcTATTTGAGTTTTAATGTAGGTTTTATGTTTGATGTTGGAGTTTTGCATAGTAATTCATATACATTGTGCTTTCTGAATTCATGAAATTAGCTGATTTTAAAATAGGTAACAATATTCATGAAATCTAGTTAAGGATTCAttgttttagttaatattaacttttaatgGAAATATgtctaaaacatttgtttttattaacaaacatagatttttgttttttttaacaaatattgtttctatttgtaatttaatgaatttattgctAATGTTTGTAAGTTATTGTtgagttatttaatttttatattattttaaagtgttacccttttatatttgttttgacacGTTTAGAATGCCTaaattttgtatttgatttttttttgaagttgtactTTAAACCTTAAAAACCTTGATCAGACCTGCATATATAAGTGACTATGACCAAAATATATCAGGATAGCCTGTTATATGCCGTCATAGCTTGGCAAGAAAATAGCCAACTCAATAGCACAGTCTGTGTAAAAAGAAGGAAtgattcatcattattattttaaggatAAGCAAACAGGTGTGATGAAACATGAACTGAACCGTGTTGTGCTTTCTGTCATACTGGATAAGGTAGTTTGGCAGGGGGGATAAGTGGGAAACTGGTCCTAGATCAGTGTATGAAAGCTAAATAAGGATTCATTGTTTATTTGGTAATTggtaatgtatttttgtatgggGGATAAATAAGGATTCATTGTTTAGGTGCGCTCATCTGTCTGTTGCTATGAGTCAGTATTTGGTGTGAACTTCCTTTGTGTCTTTACCACTGCAATTATGCAAAGATACGCCTTAACAACTGTTCATCTAATATTCTGtgtatgcaataaatgtttataatacattaactGCAGTACATCCTCTCCACATCTCATTCTGTTCACTTTGAAAGGCTAATTATAACTCTGACAATTAAACGGTTGATTAATAACGACCAGACTTCCTCTGATTTTATCTGTCCTTCTTTTCTGGATACTGATGAATTCTTTTTAAATCCCTCCATGACTGCCAGAGGAGGAGTCCAGGCACCACCACCCAGATCCCATTGAAGAACACCAGGTAGACCCACAGGTAAAGCCAGTTGCCTGTGTTCAGGTTAGGGCTTCCGATTAGCCAGTCTGGACAGAAGGTCATCCAGCCCCCgtacaactcacacacacaaagtgtgaTCTGAACAAAGTGCCTggttcagggaaaaaaaaaagtgagacattCACACAAATGCATAAAACAGTGTTAAAGGTCAAGAACCCCTTAAGAATCATTTTAATTGCAGATTGTGGGATGGAGTTTGAATGGGAAATGAAAGCTGGATTGAGTTTGGCAAGTGGACAGAATCTAAAATGGATTGTATTTACATTAGAACAGATCTCAGTATTATTTTGAAATCTGTTGATTGATTTACCTGTAGTGTTTGTCTTTGACGATGGCGTAGACTAGAAGCAGGGCCAAAGATCCATCTAAAACCACCGTCAGGAGCTACAGTGATGAGCTCCAGAGATGTTATTGTAGGGTTTATCTGCCTTGCCATATTCTTTCCCTGttgagtattttaatattattttactgcaTTGAAGATACACAAACATTGCTTCAGAAGACAGATCCCACTCTTTCTGGAGCAAATATAATGCTAATTTATTTCTAGCCTGAACTACTCTATTATTACTATTGTATTTTGATTATAGAGAATACACAATGTCTAGTGAAATGGCCTTTGAACTTTGTACATGATACCAACAAACACCACTAGATGTCATCCTACTCTCAGTCTTTTTTCTTCTAACCAAATCAGTTCATTTCATTAATGCAAAAAAGTTAATTCACCTATTTGACTGTATTTGTTGTAACAGTATACTCACATAGCTCTGCCAATAGACTGTCAGAAGTTGCCACATTTCCAACAAGTGACATGTAGACGAAGGGTCCCTCCTGCGCGGCCAAGCAGCCAGAGGTGATCAGACAGTTACAAACAGCTAAAAAGTGAACGTTTCTGCATGCACCTTTGTACCTACCAGAGTAAAATGAACAATTGCGTCGTAAAACAACCACACGAGGACCCACCGATCAACAGCTGAACATTTATTCCCCCATTTCTGCGCAAAAACAAACCCGACAGCAAACTGAGCCACACACGCGAGTAGAGAATAAACCGTTACTTTAGTGAAAAGTGCAGGTTCTTCGCCTTCTGCCATTATTACGTGCACGTTTGCAGTAGTTCTTCACTCTCTCTCAATGGTTGAATGACATCCAGGCCCCGCCCATCGTTCGAAATAAAGGTGGCGCTTTGCAGCCATAGTGCACGTTTGTAGTggttcttctctttttctctttgtttgtgtgtCACCTCTTAGTGTGTAGTACGTTGTCATTGTGTGGTTTtgggttttaatttgttttaaagtccgcgtgaaccggaagttgctgccgactttatttcagtgaaGTGACGTATAGGGGCCGATGTCTTGCAGAgattagctccaaccctgaaaaaaaaaactcacttgtctgtagccttagtaatgttaatcctgaagaccttgattagcttgttcaggtgtttgattagggctaCTGTACTTCCaactgaaacggaatattgagtAGAGGGCGTGGTTTTGTTCTAGCGCTCCTCCTCTCATGGAGGGGCGTggttaaggatattctgcccaagccgtcaaactgacgtcatcagagaaggaaCGCGATTCCAgagcggaagtaaatgttcagattttgattaaatattaccaaaacaaacttttttcagcggattaacttgaACGGTTCAGTTGTTCacatcaagactagcaatgtgcgctaGTAAAGTCAATTAAGTCAATTATGATTTCAtgctaaagggttagttcacccaaaaatgaaaattctgtcattaattactcaccctcatgtcgtttcaaacccgtaagaccttcgttcatcttcggagcacaaattaagatattttggatgaaatctgagagctctctgaccctgcatagacagcaatgcaactgaaatgttcccaggcccagaaaagTAGGAAGGACATCTGTAAAACAGTTCATGTGGCATCAGCGGCCCAACTTCAATTTTGCAAAGCTACGAGGATACTTTTTGTgctttatgaaaacaaaaataatttattcaacaattcttctccccaagCTACCGTCTTCTGCTATTTTGGAGTACCATGACGCATTCACGTGCTTTCTCCTAAACGTAAACACGCTGATTACATTGATTATGTTCTGGGGAAACCGCAAGCATGCGTCACGGTGCTCAAGCtctcaaaaaatatcttaatttgtgctctgaggatgaacgaaggtcttacgggtttgaaaggacctgatggtgagtaattaatgacagaattttaaccctttaaagtaCTCTCTAAGATTTTCTGCCATCGTTTAATAGGGTAATTATATTCTACATCATA is a window of Cyprinus carpio isolate SPL01 chromosome B1, ASM1834038v1, whole genome shotgun sequence DNA encoding:
- the arl11 gene encoding ADP-ribosylation factor-like protein 11, coding for MGAIKSKQFKKTPQVLLMGLDSAGKSTLLYRQQRGVVMETSPTVGFNVATVQLDKKTSLSVWDVGGQGTMRPNWKYYLEGCKVLVFVVDSSDRARMGEAQKALKKILSDEHLKGVPLMVLANKKDLPNSLTIRDVSILLELDSYTDRVWEIQACSALKGLGLQQAFLSIAKLMHKA